In Longimicrobium sp., the genomic stretch CTCGGTGGACATCGTCCCCCAGTTCCTGGCGCCGATGCTGGGGAAGGACGCCACCGTCCTCTTCGTCATCATCGACTGCCTGCGGCTGGACCAGTGGCGCACCCTCATCCCCCTGCTGGCGCCCTACGCACAGGTGGAGGAGGCGCTGTACTACTCCATCCTGCCGACGGCGACTCCTTTCTCCCGCAACGCCATCTTCTCCGGCCTGTACCCGGATGAGATCTCCGCGCGCGTGCCCGGGTGGTGGGGATGGGAGGGCGAGGGGAGCCTGAACTCGTTCGAGGGCGAGCTCTTCCGCGAGCAGGTGGCGCGCATCGAGGGCGCCTCGCTTCCCGTGCACTACGAGAAGGTGTTCGACGCGGGCGATGGCGAGGCCATGCTCCGCCGCCTTCCCGCGCACATGGCGCAGCCCGGCGTGACGGCGGTGGTGTTCAACTTCGTGGACCAGCTCACGCACGGCCGCTCGGAGAGCGCGGTGCTGATGGAGGTGGCGCGCGACAAGGAGGCGCTGCGCGCGCTCACCCGGCAGTGGTTTGAGCGCAGCGAGGCGCTGACCGCCATCCGCGACGCGCTGCAGAAGGGGATCCCGGTGCTGGTGACCACGGACCACGGGTCCATCCACTGCCACCGCCCGGCCACGGTGTTCGCCAAGCGCGACACCACGCAGAACCTGCGCTACAAGTTCGGCGACGACCTGCGCGCCGAGGACCCGACCACGGCGTACTCCACGCACGACCCGCGGCGGCTGCGCTTCCCCCCGGGGCGGCAGGCCACGAACTACCTGATCGCGCTGGAAGACGTCTTCTTCGTGTATCCCACCAAGCTGCGCCAGTACCAGGCGCGCTACCGCGGCAGCTTCCTGCACGGCGGCATCAGCCCCGAGGAGATGATCCTTCCGGTGGCGCTGCTCACCCCGCGATGAGCGTCTATCTCCGCATCCTCCGCTACCTGCGGCCGCAGCGGAGGCTCTTCGGGCTGGCCATCGTGGCCATGACCATCGACAACGCGCTCGACGCGTTCTCGTTCACGCTCCTCATCCCCTTCCTGGACCTGCTGTTCAACGGCGGGCAGACGGTGGCGCGCACCAGCCAGGCGTTCGGCGGCGGCGCGGTGGGCCGGCTGCTGCGGTGGACGGTGGGCGGGCTGGTGCAGGGGAACGAGCCGATGGTGGCGCTGCGCAACGTGGTCGCGCTCCTCTTCCTGGTCTACCTGCTGAAGAACGTTGCCAACTACATCTGGAGCGTGCTGGTCACGGTGATCGAAGGGCGGGTGACGCGCGACCTGCGCAACGACATCTACGCGCACCTGCTGCGGCTGGGCTTCCCGTTCTTCCAGCGCACGCGCGCCGGGCAGGTGATCAGCCGGGTGACCAACGACGTGGACCAGATGCGGGCGCTGGTCACCAACAATCTGGCCAAGCTGCTGTCGTCCATCATCCAGGCGCTGGTGTACGTCACCATGCTGCTGCTGCTCTCGTGGCAGCTGACGCTGGTCGCCCTCCTCTTCGTCCCGCTGACCGCCATGCTGTGGGGGCGGCTGCGCAAGCGGCTGCGCCGCGGGGTGATGAAGGTGCTGGACGCGGTGGGCGAGGTTGCCAGCCACGTGCAGGAGACGGTGAGCGGGATCCGGCTGGTGAAGGCGTCGGGGGCCGAGGCGTTCGAGGAGGAGCGCTTCCGGGCGCTGACGCGGCGCCACTACAAGGCACTGGTGCGCAACGACCGCTGGCGCAAGTTCATCCCCCCCGCCACGGAGATGATCTCGGCGGCCACGATCCTGGCGCTGCTCTGGTACGGCACCTGGCTGGTGCTGGGGGCGCGGACGCTGACGCCGAGCGAGCTGCTGGCGGCGCTGATGTTCGCGGGGAAGCTGGCGGTGCCGGTGAAGTTCATCGGCAACTACCCGGCGCAGGTGCAGCCGGGGCTGGCCGCCGCGGAGCGCGCCTTCGAGCTGGTGGACCGGCCGATCGAGGTGATCGACCGGGCGGACGCGGCGCCGTTCCCCGGCTTCCGGCGCGAGCTGCGCTTCGAGCGCGTGGGCTTCGCGTACTCGCCCGACACGCCGGTGCTGGAGGAGATCGACCTGTCCATCCGCCCCGGCGAGGTCGTCGCCCTGGTCGGCCCCAGCGGCGCGGGAAAGAGCACGCTGGCGGACCTGGTCCCCCGCTTCCACGACCCGACCTCCGGGCACATCACGCTGGACGGCGTGGACCTGCGCGACCTGCGGCTGGCCGAGGTGCGGGGGATCCTGGGGATCGTGACGCAGGAGACCATCCTTTTCCACGACACCGTCCGCGCGAACATCGCCTACGGGCGCACCGACGCGCCGCAGGCCGAGGTCGAGGCAGCGGCGCGCGCGGCCAACGCGCACGAGTTCATCGCCGCGCTGCCGAGCGGGTACGACACGGTGCTGGGGGAGAAGGGAACGCGGCTCTCGGGCGGGCAGCGGCAGCGCATCGCCATCGCCCGCGCGCTGCTGCGCAATCCCCCGCTGCTGATCCTGGACGAGGCCACCAGCGCGCTGGACACCGAGAGCGAGCGGCTGGTGCAGCAGGCCATCGACGAGGTGATGGCGCACCGCGCGGTGCTCGTCATCGCCCACCGGCTGTCGACGGTGCGGCGCGCGGACCAGATCGTGGTGCTGGACCGCGGCCGCATCGTGGAGCGCGGCACGCACGACGAGCTGCTGCGGCTGAACGGCGTCTACCGGCGCCTGTACGATCTCCAGTTCGCGGTCGAGGACGAGCGCGCGGAGTCGCCGCTGGTCGAGGCGGTGGACTGAGGGAAAAGAAGTCCTGAGTCCCAAGTCCTAAGTCCCAAGTGGTTTTTCCTCATCCACTTAGGACTTAGCACTTAGGACTTAGGACTTAGGACTTGGCACTGTAACCCGAATCCAACTCCCAACTTTCGTGATCGATAGATGAACGTTCCGCTTCTGGACCTGAAGGAGCAGTACCGCGGCATCGCGGACGACGTGATGCGCGCCATCCAGTCGGTGGTCGAGGACCAGCGCTTCATCCTGGGCCCCGTCGTGGACGAGTTCGAGCACGACGTGGAGCGGGCGCTGGGGGTGAAGCACGCCGTCGGCTGCGCGAGCGGCACGGACGCGCTCCTCCTCGCCCTGCGCGCCTTCGACTGCCCCGGCGCGGAGGTGGTGACCACGCCCTTCACCTTCTTCGCGACCGCGGGGACGATCCACAACGTGGGCGCGCGGCCGGTGTTCGCCGACATCGAGCCCGACACCTTCAACCTCGACCCCGCCGCCGCCGAGGCCGCGGTGACCGGGCGCACCCGCGCGGTGATGCCCGTGCACCTCTTCGGGCAGATGGCGGACATGGCGGCGTTCATGGCCCTCGGGCGGCGGTGCGGCATCGCGGTGATCGAGGATGCGGCGCAGGCCATCGGCGCGCGCCAGCGTGGGGCGGACGGCGCGTGGATCACCACGGGCACGCTGGGCGACGCGTGCGCCTTCTCCTTCTTCCCCACCAAGAACCTGGGCGCGTTCGGCGACGCGGGGATGACGGTGACGAACGACGACGCCACCGCCGAGCGGCTGCGCAAGCTGCGCGTGCACGGCGGGCGGCAGATGTACCACCACGAGGAGGTGGGCTACAACTCGCGGCTCGACGCGCTGCAGGCCGCCGTGCTGGCCGCCAAGCTCCCGCACCTGGAGGCGTGGAGCGCCGCCCGCCGCCGCCACGCCGCGTTCTACGATGAAGCCCTGGCCGGGATCGGCGGGCTGGCGACGCCGGTG encodes the following:
- a CDS encoding response regulator, with protein sequence MPAPAKRLLWVDDEIDLLRPHLLFMQGRGYHVDAVSNGDDALELLRLSPYDLVLLDEQMPGRSGMEVFDELRRMDARVPVVMVTKSEEDRTMTEAIGRRVADYLVKPTSPRQVLSVVTRLLEGRQLQQEQVARDFTLRFRELNAGREPRGWREWARDYSELVDWELRLRTAGETGLLAALETLLDDFRREFCEWVCDEYSDWITGATNRPPLSVDIVPQFLAPMLGKDATVLFVIIDCLRLDQWRTLIPLLAPYAQVEEALYYSILPTATPFSRNAIFSGLYPDEISARVPGWWGWEGEGSLNSFEGELFREQVARIEGASLPVHYEKVFDAGDGEAMLRRLPAHMAQPGVTAVVFNFVDQLTHGRSESAVLMEVARDKEALRALTRQWFERSEALTAIRDALQKGIPVLVTTDHGSIHCHRPATVFAKRDTTQNLRYKFGDDLRAEDPTTAYSTHDPRRLRFPPGRQATNYLIALEDVFFVYPTKLRQYQARYRGSFLHGGISPEEMILPVALLTPR
- a CDS encoding ABC transporter ATP-binding protein — encoded protein: MSVYLRILRYLRPQRRLFGLAIVAMTIDNALDAFSFTLLIPFLDLLFNGGQTVARTSQAFGGGAVGRLLRWTVGGLVQGNEPMVALRNVVALLFLVYLLKNVANYIWSVLVTVIEGRVTRDLRNDIYAHLLRLGFPFFQRTRAGQVISRVTNDVDQMRALVTNNLAKLLSSIIQALVYVTMLLLLSWQLTLVALLFVPLTAMLWGRLRKRLRRGVMKVLDAVGEVASHVQETVSGIRLVKASGAEAFEEERFRALTRRHYKALVRNDRWRKFIPPATEMISAATILALLWYGTWLVLGARTLTPSELLAALMFAGKLAVPVKFIGNYPAQVQPGLAAAERAFELVDRPIEVIDRADAAPFPGFRRELRFERVGFAYSPDTPVLEEIDLSIRPGEVVALVGPSGAGKSTLADLVPRFHDPTSGHITLDGVDLRDLRLAEVRGILGIVTQETILFHDTVRANIAYGRTDAPQAEVEAAARAANAHEFIAALPSGYDTVLGEKGTRLSGGQRQRIAIARALLRNPPLLILDEATSALDTESERLVQQAIDEVMAHRAVLVIAHRLSTVRRADQIVVLDRGRIVERGTHDELLRLNGVYRRLYDLQFAVEDERAESPLVEAVD
- a CDS encoding DegT/DnrJ/EryC1/StrS family aminotransferase, which codes for MNVPLLDLKEQYRGIADDVMRAIQSVVEDQRFILGPVVDEFEHDVERALGVKHAVGCASGTDALLLALRAFDCPGAEVVTTPFTFFATAGTIHNVGARPVFADIEPDTFNLDPAAAEAAVTGRTRAVMPVHLFGQMADMAAFMALGRRCGIAVIEDAAQAIGARQRGADGAWITTGTLGDACAFSFFPTKNLGAFGDAGMTVTNDDATAERLRKLRVHGGRQMYHHEEVGYNSRLDALQAAVLAAKLPHLEAWSAARRRHAAFYDEALAGIGGLATPVVRDGNESIVNQYTVRVLDGKRDALRDHLTAHGVGSSVYYPVPLHLQECFAYLGYREGQFPESERACREVLSIPVYPELTEAQTGHVADTIRAFFGA